The Coregonus clupeaformis isolate EN_2021a chromosome 18, ASM2061545v1, whole genome shotgun sequence genome has a segment encoding these proteins:
- the LOC121551280 gene encoding adenosine receptor A2a codes for MLNDAASVIYIVLELLIAILSVLGNVLVCWAVCLNSNLQSITNFFVVSLAVADIAVGVLGIPFAIVISTGFCSNFYGCLFIACFVLVLTQSSIFSLLAIAIDRYIAIKMPLRYNSLVTGQRAKGIIAVCWVLSIIIGLTPMLGWNKSTERPNSTCPPGLMECLFEEVVVMDYMVYFNFFACVLMPLLLMLVIYLRIFMAARHQLKLIELKAVHGGKSHSTLQKEVQAAKSLAIIVGLFAICWLPLHIINCFTLFCPQCARPPLWIIYVAIILSHGNSVVNPFIYAYRIREFRHTFRRIIRHHLFGLHRREMFESGGSTRTSTPNSLGGSVRVKANGLSFDHTEHSISSCENSYPCHSHVTPAGAVLNSAPISQPPSFRY; via the exons ATGCTGAACGATGCTGCCTCTGTCATCTACATTGTGCTGGAACTGCTGATAGCCATACTGTCCGTGCTGGGCAATGTGCTAGTCTGCTGGGCCGTCTGCCTTAACAGCAACCTGCAGAGCATCACCAACTTCTTTGTGGTGTCCCTGGCGGTGGCAGACATTGCTGTGGGAGTGCTGGGTATCCCCTTCGCCATCGTTATCAGCACAGGCTTCTGCTCCAACTTCTATGGATGCCTCTTCATTGCTTGCTTTGTGCTGGTGCTCACCCAGAGCTCCATCTTCAGCCTGCTGGCCATCGCCATAGACCGCTACATCGCTATCAAGATGCCTCTCAG GTACAATAGCCTGGTGACTGGCCAGCGTGCCAAGGGGATCATTGCTGTCTGCTGGGTGCTGTCCATCATCATCGGCCTGACCCCAATGTTGGGCTGGAATAAATCCACTGAGCGCCCCAACAGCACCTGCCCCCCAGGCCTGATGGAGTGTCTGTTTGAGGAGGTGGTGGTCATGGACTACATGGTCTACTTTAACTTCTTTGCCTGTGTGCTGATGCCTCTGCTGCTCATGCTGGTCATCTACCTGCGGATCTTCATGGCAGCTCGGCATCAGCTGAAGCTCATAGAATTGAAGGCTGTCCACGGGGGGAAGTCCCACTCCACCCTGCAGAAGGAGGTCCAGGCAGCCAAGTCGCTGGCCATCATCGTGGGCCTGTTTGCCATCTGCTGGCTGCCGCTGCACATCATCAACTGCTTCACCCTGTTCTGCCCTCAGTGTGCCCGCCCACCCCTCTGGATCATATACGTCGCCATCATCCTCTCCCACGGCAACTCGGTGGTCAACCCTTTCATCTATGCATACCGCATCCGGGAGTTCCGCCACACCTTCAGGAGGATCATCCGCCACCACCTCTTCGGCCTCCACCGCCGGGAGATGTTTGAGAGTGGCGGCAGCACCCGCACCTCCACCCCCAACAGCCTCGGTGGCTCAGTAAGGGTTAAGGCCAATGGCCTCAGCTTCGACCACACTGAGCACAGCATCAGTAGCTGTGAGAACTCCTACCCCTGTCATAGCCATGTCACACCTGCAGGGGCCGTTCTGAACTCAGCGCCTATTTCACAACCACCCTCTTTCCGTTATTAG
- the LOC121550232 gene encoding uncharacterized protein C22orf15-like — protein MYSTDCVDLMDRTGELVNLSDKEQSMEQASSLMKERHSYVLIRICRGDGTEGQKYVPLLNDLGKSHPELAEVLKKLSNPCKERDRKGGPSRKGSVNQTRRKPTAGNKKSHPGKL, from the exons ATGTACTCTACAGACTGTGTGGACCTGATGGACAGGACAGGGGAGCTGGTGAACCTGAGTGACAAGGAGCAGAGCATGGAGCAGGCCAGCAGTCTGATGAAGGAGAGGCACAGCTATGTCCTCATACGCATCTGCA GAGGTGACGGGACTGAAGGGCAGAAGTATGTGCCACTCCTAAATGACCTTGGCAAGAGCCATCCTGAGTTAGCAG AGGTCCTGAAGAAGCTGTCCAACCCCTGTAAGGAGCGGGACAGAAAGGGTGGTCCCTCAAGGAAAGGCTCTGTCAACCAGACCCGGCGCAAGCCCACTGCTGGAAACAAGAAGAGCCATCCTGGAAAACTTTGA